A segment of the Anopheles cruzii chromosome 2, idAnoCruzAS_RS32_06, whole genome shotgun sequence genome:
TTGCGTTTATTTAATTATCCTTACGATCGGTGGGCGATACTACATAGATTTTAATTATAACTGAATTACACACCCTTACCCGGGCCCTTTCAGAGACCGAGAGTTGAGCGAATAATGATTGCCCCTTTTGCGCCTGGCTGCGACTGGTGGTGATAAGTGGCTTTAGACAAACTAGGTTGAAACCGGCCAGCGGTCGGAATGGAACTTTCAATACAAAAGGCATACACTCAAAATCCACAGGcgcgaaacacaacacaaagcagaaaaaacgTCGTGCTAGATAGTGAAAAACATGAAGCAGCTCAAACGAAGTGTCCATGGAGGATCAAACGATTTAAACAGAGACAAATGCAAAGAAGGAGAGCAGAAAACCACTGACTCAGCGCTAGAATCTTGTGGTTATTGTACAGTACTGGTCGAGAAGCTATATTTATGATGGTTCGCAAGGCGGAACACTGGGTGGCACACACCCGGCTGGGGCTTTACACATCTACGTCCAGTTTATTTATAAAGGCACAATTTCTTGAACTTTCAATACCGAGCTAAGCGGCTTACGAAGCGGCTAGAGATGGCAAAAGGTAAGGCGTAAAATGCCTCAGAAAAAGCTTGAAGATTGGTGGCTCGACGTTTGATGAGAAGAATGTAATCGAACCCAATTAAGCCAACAATAACTGTAGCGAACAAACCCAAATACACACAtgtttagaaagaaaaaacttAAATACTACTCCTTATGTGTGGTGTACGTGTGTACCTATACGTTTGTAGTAAAAACCCGTTGTGCACCCAACACTTAACTCCAAACTCTCTCTGCTCCCCGTTTGATCAACGTTCGGCTGCTTCACCTAATGATTGTAGAAAAAAGCCTCCAAGCGCCATACAATAGATACAATGATGGGGTGGCAATCGCCCTGCATCCTCCAGGACAAGGAAGAATACAAACGAAGAACATGATGATCAGATCAGATTCATAGACTAACAATAAACGATTATAACAGGATTATTTCATGCAGACTTTCGTATGCTTACTCCCAACAAGCAGCGTTCGTTTCGTATTGTTGAGCAACTCtcaaaatttttttttgtcattcgcacacacggcacgggtcTACTCGTGTGCTGCTGTCGAAAACAATTCTTCCCCCATGCAATATTTCGCAAAACGAAATAGTTTAGACTCCTACATTCGCTCTGGACAACACCTGTTGCACTCGGTGAGCTGCGCACTCCCCTATGCGCCTATCTTTCGCGTTGCTAGGCCAACCGGTTGTAGCACTGGTAACCGTGCAGATGGTAACTATGTAAGCTGGCTTCACAACAACCGAATTCTGGTATCGCAGTAAGCTTGGctgcatttgcattcgaaGACGGTGCACCAGCTTACGGAGTTCGAAAACAAggagaaaaatattttccttcaGCATGTCCACCGAGGAACCGACGGAAGTGATCAGCCTTGAACCATCCGCCATCATCGGCTTTGACGGTATGGACGCAAAATGTTACGCCTATGACTTGTACCGGTTACTAATATCCTTTTTCTAACCGCTCACCCGTAGGTCATGTCGTGTGCGGTCTTCGCGTTCATCCCGACCAGCGGCATCTGGTTTTCCCGCTTGGGAACGAAATTTCCATCTACGAGCTTGACACCAACAAGCAGACGTTTTTGCGgggccacacaaacacaatatCCACGCTGGACATCTCCACCAGTGGCCGAATGGTGGCGTCCGGTCAATCGTCCCATATGGGTTTTCGAGCCTACGTGATTGTTTGGGATTGGGCAACAAGAAAGGAAATCTCACGCTACGAGCTgcaccgtgtccgtgtgcaGTCGCTGTGCTTCTCCTCGAACGATCAGTTCCTCGTCAGTCTCGGTGGCAAGGACTGTGGATCGATCATCGTGTGGGACATTGAACAGCGAACGGCCATTTGTGGAACGATTGCTACCAAGGAGACGACCGGCGATGCAACGAAGGTCTGCAGTCTCAACAAACGCTTCACAACGTTCGTCTCGGGTGGGGACCAAAACTTGCGCGTCTGGAACATTGACCGTGAGCGCAAAAGGCTGACGGTGCAGGACGTGGCGGTCGGTAAGCTGCGCCGCGAGTTTACCGGAATGCGCATCTCACCGAACGATGACACACTCTACGTCGGCACGATGAGTGGTGACATTGTGAAGATCAATCTGAACTgcaacccgaacccgagtGTGCCGTCACAGGACAAGATGCCGGTATTGCTCGGTTGCTTCGGAAAGCATAACGCCCGAAAGCCACCCCTAAAGGACTGTGAAAAGTACCACTTCGGCGTACGCGATTTGCTGCTTCTCCCCGACGGGAAACTGATaatcggtgccggtgacggAACAATTGATCTGGTGCAGGAGCGTAACTGTAATTTCAAAAATTACCGTGGTCCAACGTGGCCCGAGTTAAAATCGGTAAGCTAGGAGGAGCCGTGATTGAGTCCCTTGTACCAAAACCGGAAGGCTAACCATTTTCCGACCTCTGCTTGCAATAGCTTCATTCGACGAAAATCGATGGTGTCGTTACTTCGCTGCAGATTGTTCACGGAAAGACACTGCTCATCGGAACCAATGGGTGTGAGATCTATTCGCTTGatttggcaaacttttcgtCCAGTCTGCGGCTGTTGAAAACGTGCCACACGAACGCAGTCTACGACATTGCCTTTCCGTAGTGAGTTGAGTGCCTATGCTGCCGAGGACGGCCAAcctttttaatttcttttctgGAATTCTCCGCTTCTTTTCGGCAGCAACTTTTCGCTCGTTTTTGCCACGGCAAGTCACGAATCGATTCGCATCTGGTCAACGTCGAAGATGCAGGAACTCCTGCGCATCGTGGTGCCGAACTTTGCGTCCTCGTCGATCGTCTTTAGCCGCGATGGTAAGAGTATCATCTCCGCCTGGAACGACGGTGTGATCCGCGCGTTCACACCTCTTTCCGGCAAGCTGATCTACGCCATTCCGAACGCACACAACAAGGGCTGCTCGTCGGTGGCCGTCACGAGCAACGGCAAGATTGTCGTAAGCGGTGGAATCGAAGGGCAGGTGCGTGTCTGGAAGATCGATCCTTACGTGCAGAGTTTGATCGGTGTGCTGAAGGAACACTATGGGCCTATCGAATCGGTTCACATCAACAGCTACGATACGGAGGTGGTTTCCGCTTCTCGAGACGGTTCCTGCGTCATCTGGGACCTTCTGAGGCTTACGCGCAAGCACGTGATCTTTGCGCACACCCAATTCATCGCCGCCCAGTACTTTCCGACCGGTGTGCAAATTCTAACGGCCGGCTCGGACAAACTGATCGGATATTGGGAAGCGTACGATGGAAGTCTGGTGCGAGAAGTTGAAGGTTCCAAGTCCGGACCGATCAACGCGATCGATATGAATATGATTGGCGAATATTTTGTGTCGGCCGGCACGGACCAAATCGTGCGGTTGTGGAACTATCAGCATGGGGTCGAGGTTGCTGTCGGCATCGGTCACGCGAGTGCAATATCTTCCGCACGTTACAGCCCAAATGGAAAGTTTCTCGTTACTGGATCGAACGATGGTGGAATATTTGTATGGAAGGTTCCCGAGGTAAGCACCGACTGTGTGAAGTTGGCACTTTGTGTAAAGTTAACGACAAAATTATCTCCGGCTGTAAAATATGATAGTAAAATTGATTGCGCTAGAGTAAATAATGCTAAACTTGTCACCATGGTCAGCCATTACTAAAACAGAACACGGAAACACGTTTTAGTCAGTTGCATAATCGGacgattttcccttttttgtgacGCAACAAATCCATGCCGTAACATGTtccctttctttcgcttcctcgCGACTCATCTTTTCGCTGTATCGCGTAACACACTTCGTTTTGCTCCACAGAAATTTCACATGAAAATACCCGACGACATTCTCTCGACTACGAACGCGGACCAACCGAAACCTTCCAGCAGAGCGTCGAACACTTCTCAGCCGACTCCCGGTGGGTCACGCGAGGCGTCATCGCGCAAGAGCGGAACTCCGCTTTCGACGGGCAGTCGCATCATGCGCCCAACAAATGGCAATGAAAACGTACGCCAGCTCGAGTCCGGGCGCTTTAAGCGTTCCAGCAGCCAGATTACCGAATGCCCTGCCGTCGATCCTAAAGCCCAACCAACGGTCGACCCATGCGTTGATACCGCCTCCCTGGCGGACAATCAGGAATCATGTGAAGCACGGTCAGTGGCGCAATCCGTCAGCCAGATGCGCCTAGCGTCCGgagatcgatcggtggccagACGAGAATCGAAGGAACACAGACCATAATTAGCAACACCATTCAATGtattttgtaatgtttttttttaagcaACCGCCAGGAACAGCAAGCgagacatttttttattcaataaattttcccatgtttattacattaaattgtgtgtgtgtacattaAATTATGAGCTCAAATAGTGAGCAAATTCGTAATAAAGGCTTCGATTTCTAGGCGCGCCTGTTTTAGCTGCGGAAAATCGGTATCTCTCGGCTCATACATATTGGCACAGTGGGCCGTTCCGTCGATGAAGATAACCGGCGTGAAAACGTCGTTGCTCTCTATCAGTCCCAGCCGGTGCCACGGATCGATCGAGCCATGCACGTAGAGGACATTCGTGGCTCCTGGATTTAGCGCCCCGTAATTGTTATTCGTCCGGTAGATGCCTCGGGCCAGCGAGTCCGCCTTGAAGCGATCGCCGTAGATATCACTGCACTGCTGTACGAAGAACTCAGCCGGGAAGCGGTCACCAAACACGTAACTAGAGTTGTCGGATGTTTGGTAGAACCCAAACTCGGTACACGTCTGATATGTCCATTGGCGCGCTGGGGAAGGGAAGACGCATTAACATGGTGATGGATGTTGAGTGTTGCTATTGAGTGTTGCCTAGCTAATCTCGTTACCTCCACTGGCCACGTCCGATTCCCAGGAAGTGTTTTGCATTTGTCGAACTGACTTTTCGTACACGTAATCTAAGCAGCTCTGATTGCCctgcgccagcagcagccggttgaCTTCCGCCAAACGGCTAACCGGGGCCCCGATGGTAGTGTTCGCCATCACATCGCAAACCTCGTCGATAGTTAGGGACGCATGCGGACTATTATCTTTGTTATACTGGACAACTCCCGCAAAATTGCCTGCGAGCGCCTCAAACAAGCTGGCCACATCGAGCGAATTGTTGATCGACTTCTCGATCGCATCGCATAGGTCAAACTTTTCGTTTATTGTCCGCTGGCCGATCCTGTGCTTAAGCAGTGTTTCCACCTGTTCCATAGCACTCTGGACCGCCTCCACACAGCGCATCGAGTAGTTGCCGAGCGAGCTAACGACCGTGTCGTAGTATTCGACAAAGTCGATCTTCGCCAGCAACGGACCGCTGGAGCTGATTGAGCCGTGCACTAGTGACGGATACTTTTCCCGCAGCCATGCGGCCAACGAACCCGGATACGAGCCCCCGAACGCGATCCAACGGTTAGTGTGCGAATCGAGACGGTACCTCGCATTCATCGCCTCGATAAAGTAGGCAAGATCGGCGAGCGCTTGTTCCGATGTAAGGTAGCGCAGGTTCTCGGTGGAAAGATCGGCCGTCGGGTGGCTCTTGCCGTAGAAACGGTGCTCGAGCTGGAAGCACAGTGCACCGTGCCGTTCGGCGTAGTGAATCCAGGCTCCTTCGTGCATCCAGCGGGCCGTCGCTTCTCCCTCACCGCCGATCATGAGAAAGACGGGTGCGTACGGATCGGACTCGTTGAAAAACTGATCATTTACGTAGTACCTTTGCTGCCAGGTTTCGGCATTGGTAGGATCGTTGTGATCGAGTACTTGTTTAAACCACAGGTCAGGTGTTTCTAGCTGCGCTTCCGCAAGAAACGTCGCGTCTGACCGGCTCGGTGAATCGGGTTGGAACCGCTTTCCACGCCAAAAGCCACGCAAACCATCCGTATATGGCAGCAACACCGCGACACAAACTAGGACTAGGACGGGACAAGAAATTAACCGCAGCCTCTGCGACATACTTATTTTCAAGCGCAATTTACGAAGGCGAACACGACTGTAACTGACCAACGGACAAAGAACAACTGATAGTCCTTTCTGCGATGCGGCACCACCTGATAGCTATTATCAATTTCCCCTATCGTGCGTAGAACGTTCCAGTTTAACACTGTGTGAGAATCggctaattgaatttatgGTTGGCTTCGTGTTCTCGGTAAGCTACTTTGTATCCTTCGCGGTTGCTGTCCCGAGGTGCCGCAAACCCTTTGGTGGAAAGCGGAGTCACTACGAAATGTAACAGAAGGTAATGGTTAAATACGAAATGTAATAGTACTGATAGTAGTAGTatatttgatgaaaacatGG
Coding sequences within it:
- the LOC128269143 gene encoding cilia- and flagella-associated protein 52 produces the protein MSTEEPTEVISLEPSAIIGFDGHVVCGLRVHPDQRHLVFPLGNEISIYELDTNKQTFLRGHTNTISTLDISTSGRMVASGQSSHMGFRAYVIVWDWATRKEISRYELHRVRVQSLCFSSNDQFLVSLGGKDCGSIIVWDIEQRTAICGTIATKETTGDATKVCSLNKRFTTFVSGGDQNLRVWNIDRERKRLTVQDVAVGKLRREFTGMRISPNDDTLYVGTMSGDIVKINLNCNPNPSVPSQDKMPVLLGCFGKHNARKPPLKDCEKYHFGVRDLLLLPDGKLIIGAGDGTIDLVQERNCNFKNYRGPTWPELKSLHSTKIDGVVTSLQIVHGKTLLIGTNGCEIYSLDLANFSSSLRLLKTCHTNAVYDIAFPYNFSLVFATASHESIRIWSTSKMQELLRIVVPNFASSSIVFSRDGKSIISAWNDGVIRAFTPLSGKLIYAIPNAHNKGCSSVAVTSNGKIVVSGGIEGQVRVWKIDPYVQSLIGVLKEHYGPIESVHINSYDTEVVSASRDGSCVIWDLLRLTRKHVIFAHTQFIAAQYFPTGVQILTAGSDKLIGYWEAYDGSLVREVEGSKSGPINAIDMNMIGEYFVSAGTDQIVRLWNYQHGVEVAVGIGHASAISSARYSPNGKFLVTGSNDGGIFVWKVPEKFHMKIPDDILSTTNADQPKPSSRASNTSQPTPGGSREASSRKSGTPLSTGSRIMRPTNGNENVRQLESGRFKRSSSQITECPAVDPKAQPTVDPCVDTASLADNQESCEARSVAQSVSQMRLASGDRSVARRESKEHRP
- the LOC128269145 gene encoding putative serine protease F56F10.1: MSQRLRLISCPVLVLVCVAVLLPYTDGLRGFWRGKRFQPDSPSRSDATFLAEAQLETPDLWFKQVLDHNDPTNAETWQQRYYVNDQFFNESDPYAPVFLMIGGEGEATARWMHEGAWIHYAERHGALCFQLEHRFYGKSHPTADLSTENLRYLTSEQALADLAYFIEAMNARYRLDSHTNRWIAFGGSYPGSLAAWLREKYPSLVHGSISSSGPLLAKIDFVEYYDTVVSSLGNYSMRCVEAVQSAMEQVETLLKHRIGQRTINEKFDLCDAIEKSINNSLDVASLFEALAGNFAGVVQYNKDNSPHASLTIDEVCDVMANTTIGAPVSRLAEVNRLLLAQGNQSCLDYVYEKSVRQMQNTSWESDVASGARQWTYQTCTEFGFYQTSDNSSYVFGDRFPAEFFVQQCSDIYGDRFKADSLARGIYRTNNNYGALNPGATNVLYVHGSIDPWHRLGLIESNDVFTPVIFIDGTAHCANMYEPRDTDFPQLKQARLEIEAFITNLLTI